In Episyrphus balteatus chromosome 4, idEpiBalt1.1, whole genome shotgun sequence, the sequence aattactttttgatacaaatatcttttcaaaattatgtgtactatgctgtgtagaagcgatttttttactgtttaacttataaaaaagttataagtaaatttttgaaagattagcttgttgggtgcatttgccatttgtttttgggtaggttttgctCTGGCCAATGCACcacatggggtacatttgccagaaGCGAGCTTCCTCAAAAGAGGATGCCAGAATCCTTAAAAATCAGTCCCTTCTTCGtattttcagctaaaaaaaagttttgtttatgattattggttttatttgtattaactttgatatttaggtaactggcaATCCACACTTGTGGATGCACTTTCTTGTGACATTCTTCAATAGTTTCTCCAGCTAAATACACCATTCCATTTACTTAAACTTTCTGAATTCTATTTTTGAGTTATATCTTAAACCAATTGAGTTCAATGTTGTAAATTTCATATTTGTTCAATTTACTTATATTCCAGTCAAAGCGTTggaaaaaagggcctaaccttgcgcacagaggcactgtccgtttttatttcatggatcgaaattggtatatttaaaaggcttaaacccaatttctcaccacctgatcattcttttcagcggagttattcacaaaaatgcattttttaggaTATTTTACTTTCAAGCTAATATCTTTGTTGATATCCGTTAAAGAAACTgaactgaattttgaaaatatattgtaAATCTGTTATATTATCAACATTATAGTGCTGCCGGAATTGAATTACTGATTTCAGTCAtactatttacgaaaaaatcataaaatttattgGAAATAACGATGTTGTCTGTGAAAAGTTCCGAATTAAAATAGACACATGTTATCTTAGaatcttcttttttcaatacaTATTGTTGTTAATTACGCCACATTTCTTTCTTGTCTAATGCATTATTAACTCTTTCTTttataaggccgtgtgtgaattgcgttaaatagttaacaccgtatacctaaaatttttgacactattgaggtgaacaaaaaaattaaaacaaaaatttattatttaaaattttttctgcctcttttctttttaataaaaaaaaaaaaaaaaacaaaaccatttgcaaaaaaaatttaactcaaatttaaccaggtcccagagcccaataaatttttaacagctaaaaattttgtattcacctcaatagtgtcaaaaattttacacggtgttaactatttaacgcaattcacacacggcctaaatttTCATTTACACTGAATAATTCCTTTTTTGTAAAGGTTTCTTTCAATTGTGTAGATCTTCCAGTCTTCATCAGAGTTAGTAATCATAACCCTAGATCGTTTgattatcttattttttttttaagttatgcaaataatttattaaaccaCGAATTTTCACAAGAttttgcaataacttttttttgtaaatttttcagTTACAGCACTTAGTTTGTTGACAAACATGCTTTGCTGCAACATTAATATCAACAACGCTTTCATTTGATACACTCATAATTTGACTGTTAAAAAGTTCACGATTgaatttatttctattatatttgaatgttttatttttatgaggATTTCTTTTCACTTTCAGACTATGTTTTCGatgttaatttaatatttattgtcTGATGATCACTAATTTTCAGTTCTTTGATTGTTTTAACTTCTAAAGTTTTGTTGTTAGTGGCTAAGTAATCTATTGAGGTTTTAGATGTTTTATTAATTCTTATTGGTTCAGTCAGTAGAAAGCATtatctgtaattttttttttaaattctttattaTAATGTATCTGTTTATCGAACCAGTAGATATTAAAGTCACCTACCTTGGGAtgagaaccaaggataaaaaagtctatacaaaaatttacgtgaaagggtgtttttttcgaagagacttCAGTTCTTAGATGTTTTACACAAATAATTGgctttttgaaacaaattacggattttactgtctctttaaaaaaaacagcctttcacctaaatttgtttaaaaaaaactctttattcttgctttttatCCCAAATTAACgtttgtaccaaatttcattagagtggcccatcatttttgttttcactaaaaaaaaacatccttttaaccatgatattctttagaagacactttagattcttgtttctaatctcaaaagtggcattgctgaatttcaatagggtaccagtgttattacttaatttttctaatataCACATTTccctacacctaaaaaaacaccgtttcacatgaaataaattgcacgactggggtcgcacgtacttgctcttatgcttaaagtaactataatgttaaagctttttattcaagaaatttaaaattcgatattttgaagaaatttcataagtagtataaaaaaattaaatctgtttttataattaataaaactccgttttaaaatatcttaaaaaaaaaacaaatatgccattttatttctcgtataaaaaggtatttttagaaaaaaaattttgaaaattgtaggagccgttttttaaaaaaataattttttatatataaaatttttttaacatttttcaaaaaaaaagttggtatgccattttgaagaaataattaatttacacataaaaactaaatttcaaaatttttcattgatccgttttcaaaaaattgatttttcaaaaaaaaattttgaaatattttttaaaaaaccaaaaatgcgttttttgaaaattttctaaaattttaatattatctttacttacacacttttgtataaaaattttcatttaaatcgggttaattttgtacgagatattcagaaacgaaaaaaaccgttctatgacaggtaccgttaataacggtacaaaaaatattttttttatttaaaaagttggcccttatgtgtagtattacacacaaaaattttaatcaaaatcgttagagccgtttttgaaaaaaattaacttttctatttccgttatatggcatttaccgttagttttggtcataaaaaaaaaatttcaatttcccctctagggaatcaccaaaaactgctaactaccaagtttgaagaaaatcacttcactcgtttaggctgcagctccagatagagacagacggacagacagacagacagacagacagacagacagacagacagacagacagacagacagaattgctggacccacttttttggcattctccatcatcgtaatgtcatgtaaaattgttatctcgagttcgattttttttacgaatcctaaacttgccctatagttacggtgaccatccgtcccggtttacccgggactgtcccgtatttctacagcttgtccctggtttttatttaagaaacctgggacgtataagtgtcccgtattttgttatttgtcccgtgattgtcccgtatttggacattctctgatttttgtattcaatattttaaagactttgtacggaaaacaagaaaacagtggctggaaattaaaatgtttctaatttttcggataaagcattaagcatagtacgcagctgaagcaaaacgaaaattgttctaagtctccaaagtcaaaaaactttcgctgcaagaaaaattgcctgtACACagtggcggatccaggatttttttctggggggggcacaagggacggattggcaaaatcagccaatcgccttgtcgccttgtcgccatgtcgccttctcgccatgtcgccttctcgccatgtcgccttgtcgccatgtcgccttgtcgcaatgtcgccttgtcgccttgtcgccttgtcgccatgtcgccttgtcgccatgtcgccttgtcgccatatcGCCttatcgccatgtcgccttgttgccatgtcgccttgtcgccatgtcgccttgtcaccatgtcgccttgtcgccatgtcgccttgtcgccatgtcaccttgtcgccatgtcgccatgtcgccatgtcgccttgtcgccatgtcgccatgtcaccttgtcgccttgtcgccatgtcgccatcagagaaccaaacgagtcgagtattgtttacgccatgtcgccatgtcgtattcaaatcgcaatgcatacttgtcataagaaaactattgatacgaatatctttttaacggttaaagcaattaatttgctgccagggaactttttatagaacgtttaagtccctacaagaaaacatcttgctaatttgaaaatattgaattttcagtgaattagaaaattttgaaattgaaaattgattttttaatttttttctcgatttaaatcgtgaataacttctttagaactcaatttagggaaaattactatgagaccttttttgtagagaattaaatttcctataagaatctgtcgtggttttatttttctattcacttatttgctcatcacaaaattccaaagtgaaacagtcaaattgaaaaaaacacttcgatttaaaaagcttaattactcgaatacggcacgtctgacgaaaattttcaatcagatcttttttgtaggaaatttaattttttataagaaaaaatgaacagaaattttgtttactttgatcgtctagcagttctgttgtaaaacatcatatcatgtataaaaataaaaaaaaccgatgatagacctcttaaaattttttttaacggctcaaattttcaccaaatttttttttcatcatcctgaacaagattttcgaagtaactttcaaaaaaaaatatttttttttttggcccagtctaatatacaattattttttttttagaataccattcataccttgGTTGTTGATGTCCAtaggtatcaaaatttttcaccaaaatcactttgaagtaaaaaaaaacacttagaaaattgaaaaaaaatttcgtgtttagttattcgtttatttatttgtgaggtggtaaagggatgcaacaaacaataaaattcgcatttccagccagaaatagacaagagtttcactcaagtactttctgtaattattcatataatttaacaactctattaatttgatttgcttaaagtacagctgtgttcaaaataatagtagtgcctgcaacaaaataacattttttatatttacggtgcttctatggttaaaaatttaatttctttgatgtcaaagtttgtaacggtcaattactaataaatgtatcgtaattttaaaatgaaaaagaaggtgccaaataatttttcattgatttttggttgttctttcgaatttgacctgttcaaaataatagtagttaaagttattttttaagaatttaaaagcggtttataacttagaatatttatttttggtttaaaagtaagtactcatataatttgaataatttttcaacaaaaaacgatttgtttcggttttaatctatttaaagttcgaagagcaaaacactgcagttcggataaaggaaacttatacgaaagctgcttgaagaagggaaaacctacttggaaattcaagtttatattaggatgctcccctacaatggtagcctatgcaataaagtcaacgaaagacccgaaacgcgaggtaaaaaaagaaaaaagaccgccgtagatgacaggcgtattgtcccGACGaggaaagttgagccttctgcatcgttgtttcacatccagaaggctttaagcctggattgcagtgcagtgcacattcggaggcgaatgttagacactaatttgtacgcttgaaacccacgaaaagttccgctcttaacaaagaaatatgttaaaatactaaaattttcgaccctccatgtttaactgttttcgtcgtatactttggaacataatccgtattgggtggacgtcggacgtattgtggagatccagtaccaccaaaAGGGACAAATATACTGtcatcagtaaacaatatgttacgccattactttgctggccagtttatgtggtcttttacaaactggatacgctttttaacatgtttcgctgaacttttcgtggacttcaagcgtacaaattagtgtctaacattcgcctccgaatgttcactgcactgcaatctaggcttaaagccttctggatgtgaaacaacgatgcagaaggctcaactttcctcgtctggacaatacgcctgtcatctacggcggtcttttttctttttctaccgcgcgtttcgggtcttttgttgactttattgcattggctaccattgtaggggagcatcctaatataaacttgaatttccaagtaggttttcccttcttcaagcagctttcgtataagtttcctttatccgaactgcagtgttttgctcttcgaactttaaatagattaaaaccgaaacaaatcgttttttgttgaaaaattattcaaattatatgagtacttacttttaaaccaaaaataaatattctaagttataaaccgcttttaaattcttaaaaaataactttaactactattattttgaacaggtcaaattcgaaagaacaaccaaaaatcaatgaaaaattatttggcaccttctttttcattttaaaattacgatacatttattagtaattgaccgttacaaactttgacatcaaagaaattaaatttttaaccatagaagcaccgtaaatataacaaatgttattttgttgcaggcactactattattttgaacacaactgtatgaaccagttctgggggggggcacgtgcccccccccccctggatccgccgttgcctgtacaaataaatgggagtgacaaacgattgaaaaatctccaTATTTTCTAGCACAGGTAATGAATTTCGTTACGTAAGCTAcgtactgtgcaacgaaaagcaaaattttgtgcttgttttgtatgagaattttcgtttcgcatctaGAGTAGGctttagtttgtttttaatgttcgtcaattattaagttccagcttctgtttgtcagttgctacaccaggtaaaatgttttcgaattaagaacatgttaaaagttgtgttaaagatcataaaatttcaaaatcatttaaaataaaattaaaatgttaaaaaacagctctcccgattttgattaaaaaatatatttttttagaagttattaacagacattattataaaaccattttcttgatttctgacttcgtaaacgacttaaatgatttcaacaaaaacgctcccataaaatagtttaggaaatcttgatatcaaaataaagaaaaattatgaaaactcatttaaaaaaatttcgttttttttgaaaaatcaatattttcaaaacgatccaacgaattttttatctgtcccgggtttcgcttccagaaatatggtcaccgtacctatagtacctatatcgcaagtaaaaaggtatggacatattttattcttaattcccatggaaaagacaaaatttaaaaaaaaattcgtaagtgtaacatttataccattgatatTATCGAACAATTTTGTTCTATATTTTTTGACTTCATCCCCTCCCTCTTGCCCGCGAAAAAAACCCTTTCAcccaaatttttgttaatggacTTTTTTGATCCTTATTTCTCATcccaaaagcaaattttttgctAAGTTTCATgaatgtaacaatttttttgttttatttgttgattgtatgtactattttacctgtactattttgaatatttacCTTCTTTTAGTTATTCGATTTGCAACGTCACATGATTCAGCATTACAAAGATGAACATCCCGACGAGAAGCCATTCAAATGTGATATCTGCTCGGTTTCGTTTGTTCATGTTCAGTCAATGCGTCGACATAGAAAAACTCATGAAGCTTGTCCTAAGCAAAAGCGTTGTCCACTTTGTAATAAATCCTTTACTAGATCCGATGATTTGACGAGACACATTAGAACACACACAGATGAGCGTCCTTATGCCTGTTTGGTATGCGATAAAGCCTTTAAACAGCACACGGAACTCAAAGATCACATGTTGAGCCATGAtgataaaaaaatgtacaaatgtGAGCCGTGCAGTAAGGAGTGGCGGTCGAGAAATGGATGGTATTTGCATATGAAGGCTCATCAAGATGGACGAAATGGACAGAGGAAACAGAGAGTTAGGAAATTTGATTCGAATTTAGAaagaagttgaaaaatttaaaataatcttttaagatgttttttaaattcatgtttttttttttttgtagaagaacCATTTTTGTAGGGTTCAAAATTCTCAAGTCATAgttttgtacaaatattttttcttcgttcgtttttattttaaattaaattaagcttttaaaaaacacaatttatttactttaactACTTCTGAAAGTGTTATTCGTTTCAAGTCATTGTTATTGTAACCAGTTCTAACCATAAGGTCTTCCTGTACTACAGCGTTGCTTATGCGTTGCAGTTTATAcgaatatgtattttttttttaatcaaaataataatggtaagtcatttttaatttcaattttagtttaaagaattttaaatacaacttaaaaattcatctttaagcgccatttgctgaatcgaagcttaaataatttatgttgaacataaactcttattccctactttttcctctgcgtaaactgtcacataaggattaaTGTAGAAGCAAAGGGCCCTAAATACTATTAACAAAAGTTTACACTGAATTTTAAAACTTTGGCTTTGCCGTCAGCTCGGTTGGCaaatttaaatgataaattaagaaaaaaaacataaaaaaaaaaaataaaaaacttaaaaatataaaaaacttaaaaatataaaaatataaaagactAAATATTCAGTTACAAGTACAATCCTATATGTATTTTAATACGTCTTTCAAAAAAAGATTGAGTTTATTCCATGCACAGATACAATTGTTtagcaaaaaaattgtttcctgCAATATGACATTCGTTGTTGCGCAAATATGACACAAACCCTTATGTGAAAACAGTCTTTTTTGGATCTAAATGGTGTTCCATTAAGTCCAAAAACTTTGATCTTGTcttaatttcattcatttttgatTAAGATGCATATGTGAATAAGGTCTAAAAatatattcgattttttttagttaaatattttttttattttgaagaccGTGTTTGACACATTTGAAAAGCGTTTTTAACGTATAGAATATTTAGCTGCCAGTTATTCAAATTAAGTTTCAAGGAATAAACTTAGAGCCAAGTTTacagttaaattaaattgaatttttgactatttttctttatgatagatagatagataaaaattttatttccaagaatatatacatagttaatttagttttcttaactttaaaatttaaatttaatgacaaTAACTTATAAAGTTGCCTGTCAGGGCAATCAGGGCTTGAAAAATAAACCATTTCACGTTTAGCAAGTCAAAGAACAGTGCCGTGGCCAAATTTGATCTTATGGTCACCACCCCCGGGAATGGGTTAAGTTATCGAAGACAAATTGTAGCGATTTTTGTTCTTCACATATAAAATATTACATTACTGATGGAAAAAATCAGCAGAACTTTCCACTTTAATCAATAAAGTAAGGTTAAGGtttcaacgaaaaaaattttaaattgttaaaaatttatgataACATGTAACAGTAACATGTtatcataaatttttaacattttttctatttatcaacTGATAAGAGATATAAGAACAAATGCATTCAGTCATAAATTTAGAAcatcaaaatagaaataatatgCAGTTCAAGGTGAAAATGGGTTTTTTCGTTCTTTGtgaaatgttctttttttttcaaatcaaaaatcttatgaattttgaaaaaaatggctAAAGTCTTGGAGTCAAGATAGTGTATTTGAGTGAAACATAAAGCCTTAAGCCCACAAAACGGTTTGATCAAACTTCAAACTAGGTCCTAAATTTCACTAAGTTggacataacttagggggaagaaaaaGTAGAGGATAAGAAATTAGTAAATCTTTGATGTAAAAGCttcaaaaactcaaatttcgtgaactattaaattattattattattattaaattattattattatgtttaCCTATTAAAGTTACATTAagtaaacataaataaaaaatatcatcaaaatcaaAGCTGTTTCTGAAAACtttcaataaaaagaaataaaagaaagtaaACTACACCGATAAAAGAAAttcgatttattaaaaaatcacaattaaCATGAATTAACAATATTTTGAATCAATAAATTATCTTGGACACATAGCACTCTTTCCACCATCAATTGCCAACAAAGCACCAGTGATGAAACTAGCCGCATCACTTGCTAAAAACGCAATAGCTGGAGCAACTTCATTAACATTTCCCACACGTCCCAATGCATGAGTTGACTTAGAATGTTCTAAATACTTTGCATAAGCTTCATCATCCATTCCAGCTCGTTTATGAACTTCTGTAACCACAACACCTGGATTAACAGAATTCACTCTCACATTATAAGGTGCCATTTCTAAGGCTACACATTTTGTAAATTGATCCAAAGCAGCTTTAGAAACGCAATAAGATAAGGCATTTACAAACGACCTTATCCCAGCTACACTCGAAACATTCACAATATTTCCTTTACTCTTGATTAAATGAGGAATAACCAATTTAGTTAATTTAAAAACTGCTCTCAAATTTGTATCCATAATTGAGTCAAATTGTTGAATATCCGAATCCAAGATTGTTCCACTTGCCAATATTCCAGCATTATTCACCAAAACATCAATTTTTCCAAATTCCTCGATAGTTTTATCGACAATTTTCTGTGTATCTTTTGTAACATCAGCTTGAATTAGCAAAAACTTTGCTTTAAGATTAGCTTTGGTACAAGCCCTGCCAGTTTCTTGtagtttttctaaatttctaccAACTGCCACAACATGGGCTCCGTTTTGAGCAAAATGTACACAAGTTGCAGCTCCAATTCCAGAACTTGCACCCGTTACTATTACAACTTTGTTATTTAAAGACATTTTTTGAATCAGAATAGAAAATGTCGATGTATCCAGTTGAGAAGATCAAACCACAATGATGACTGACGAACTATTTCagattcaaaaaagtataaaattgatTCGATTTGTTTTATTACTCAGTATAAATTTATTATGCAGTTTTTATCTCTCCTGGAGTACCTACCTAACTTTTATTAGCTTAGtaaaccaaatagaaaaaacaTACCAGTTTTGATTTGATTGTCCGTCTTAAAGTAGTTATTGTGGTGATAAAATTACCTTTCAGTCTTTTTGATAAGATCGTTGGGTCATTGAACATGAACACAAAACTCATTGAGGTCTTACAGTGGCATTTAagactaaaatattttaataataaaaaaaaaattgttgaagcaatttgaaaaaaaagcatgtACGTATGCAATTCACAAGtgttaaaagtgaaaacttcaaaaattttggtttaaaaatgttCAGAGAAATGTAAAACTTCGGGAATTGGATAATTATTGTAGATTTTCTTTTTACTCACAATgattttaaagaagttttcatTTCACTTTTTGTCAAGTTGTTTTTTAGATGCTAAAATAATATATCATCAAAACATGTATTAGGGTGGCTTAAAATGATTAAACAAACAACACTACCTAATAGCTTAATATTTCATGAAATTAATAAGACTTTATTTGTTTCCTTACAGTGaattaataaaagtaataatttgTTGGTATTCAAaggtttgttttgaaaaatgcaaaaaaaaaacaccttcataaaataataataccatctccaaaaaaattataaaacctgAAGATTGAGTGTTTATTTTTATCTCTATGATCTGTaggttttaaagaaaaaaagttataatttctTTGAACCAAtcgtattttacaaaaaaaaaagaaggtacaatttaacttttttttaccgacttcaaaaaaggaggaggtattcaattcgtctgtattttttttatgtttgttgccttataactttggactgagtgaaccaattttgataattctttttgtattggaaagctgtgTGCCTgcagtcggttttgtttttttgataaaaatgattatttctccttatgtcaatttttgcatatgaaattgaaatgattaaattaaaaaaaattataggtaccGTCAGAAagccttttattttttctaaagaatgaaACCATACTTAAGTCTGTATGTTGcttaaaaagtgtaaaattgatttattgcatacaatcatttttcatgaaatcaAGCAAAAAtgacttaacttttttttctttacacaaCTTTTTAGTGTATACCTCTTGAAAGGTTCTTATTTTAGTTAAATACTTATATAATGGGTATTCacattaataataatttctgtacgacatctacaaaaatagttaaaaatttttgaatgcaatcaattttcataaaaaaaattcaaactttttcttcttccatcaaccttttgtcctttttttatatgacaagctacaattaattttatatcttaTCACATatcattttgaaattaattattatatgaCTCAATCACATATCACGTTATAGAAATAAAaagcacgactgggtcgcacgaacttgctcttagaggttaagttgcttaaatttttaagactttttaggtaggtatagaaattttgaaaaaaaaaaaattaaattcgtttaaaaaaaataaaataaaatataaaattaaattgccctccaaaacaagtatgcagttttaattgatatattatcatgcatttttagaaaaaaaaattttcaaaatcgttagagccgttttttagaaaaactaattttttataaataattttttggaaaaaaaaagttttaaaataaaattggtatgccattttgtagaaataactaatcaacatctaaaaacgaaatttcaaaaaaattcaatgtcccgttttcgaaaatatttttaaaaatccaaaaattatttttttggaaattttattattggcttatacttaaattatataaatgcttcttcacaaaaagtatcGTTGAAATgtaataagcagtttcggagacaatcggatttaaaaaaaaaaaccgttctatggcaggtaccgt encodes:
- the LOC129918482 gene encoding 3-oxoacyl-[acyl-carrier-protein] reductase FabG-like — translated: MSLNNKVVIVTGASSGIGAATCVHFAQNGAHVVAVGRNLEKLQETGRACTKANLKAKFLLIQADVTKDTQKIVDKTIEEFGKIDVLVNNAGILASGTILDSDIQQFDSIMDTNLRAVFKLTKLVIPHLIKSKGNIVNVSSVAGIRSFVNALSYCVSKAALDQFTKCVALEMAPYNVRVNSVNPGVVVTEVHKRAGMDDEAYAKYLEHSKSTHALGRVGNVNEVAPAIAFLASDAASFITGALLAIDGGKSAMCPR